In Phycodurus eques isolate BA_2022a chromosome 10, UOR_Pequ_1.1, whole genome shotgun sequence, a genomic segment contains:
- the alas1 gene encoding 5-aminolevulinate synthase, nonspecific, mitochondrial produces the protein MDVIVRRCPFLARVPQGFMQQPRNSLVVYAQRCPIMMELASKPMAQSLARALCSSSSHHQKPESSTAEGTKPEMEPKLPAGHSTLLSSGQAVASKCPFLAAEMGQKNSSVVRQVGMEFQEDVQEVRTVQKEVSPEQLKKPSLASPSENLMKALLKQRPKMVSHLLQDNLPSSLSRFHYDDFFEKKIEEKKNDHTYRVFKTVNRLADEFPMADDFTGSLEDKREVSVWCSNDYLGMSRHPRVVQSIMETLRKHGSGAGGTRNISGTSKFHVELEQELADLHKKDAALLFTSCFVANDSTLFTLAKMLAGCEIYSDAGNHASMIQGIRNSGAKKFIFRHNDVSHLRELLRKGDPTKPKIVAFETVHSMDGAVCPLEEMCDVAHEFGAITFVDEVHAVGLYGARGGGIGDRDGVMHKMDIISGTLGKAFGCVGGYIASTATLVDTVRSYSAGFIFTTSLPPMLLSGARQSIQVLKGEEGRTLRRKHQRNVKLLRQMLMDAGLPVVHCPSHIIPVRVSDAEKNTEMCDLMMSRHNIYVQAINYPTVARGEELLRIAPTPHHTPEMMKYFVERLVHTWKEAGLELKPHSSAECTFCQQPLHFELMSEREKSYFSGLSHPVSARA, from the exons ATGGATGTCATAGTGCGCCGCTGTCCATTCCTGGCTCGTGTGCCCCAGGGCTTCATGCAGCAGCCCAGGAATTCGCTGGTGGTTTATGCTCAGCGATGCCCCATCATGATGGAGCTGGCCTCCAAACCTATGGCCCAATCTCTGGCGCGGGCCCTCTGCTCGTCCTCGTCCCATCACCAGAAGCCAGAGAGCAGCACCGCTGAAG GCACAAAACCAGAAATGGAGCCCAAACTGCCTGCTGGCCACTCAACGTTGCTGTCTTCTGGTCAGGCTGTGGCCTCCAAATGCCCCTTCCTGGCTGCGGAGATGGGCCAGAAGAACAGCAGTGTGGTCCGCCAGGTCGGCATGGAGTTCCAAGAGGATGTTCAGGAAGTCCGCACTGTCCAGAAAG AAGTGTCCCCAGAGCAGCTGAAGAAGCCATCCTTGGCCAGCCCCAGTGAAAATCTCATGAAGGCCCTCCTCAAGCAGCGCCCCAAGATGGTCTCCCACCTGCTGCAGGACAACTTGCCAAGCAGCT TGTCCCGCTTCCACTACGATGACTTTTTCGAGAAGAAGATTGAAGAGAAGAAGAACGACCACACGTACCGCGTGTTCAAGACAGTCAACCGCCTGGCTGACGAGTTCCCCATGGCCGACGACTTCACGGGCTCCCTGGAGGACAAGAGGGAGGTGTCTGTGTGGTGCAGCAACGATTATCTGGGCATGAGTCGACATCCTCGGGTAGTGCAATCAATCAT GGAAACACTACGAAAGCACGGCTCCGGGGCAGGAGGCACTCGGAACATCTCCGGGACAAGCAAGTTCCATGTGGAACTGGAACAGGAGCTGGCCGACCTCCACAAAAAGGATGCGGCGCTGCTCTTCACTTCCTGCTTTGTGGCCAATGACTCTACCCTGTTTACCCTGGCCAAGATGCTGGCAG GTTGTGAGATCTACTCTGACGCGGGCAACCACGCATCGATGATTCAGGGAATTCGGAACAGCGGCGCCAAGAAGTTCATTTTCCGCCACAATGATGTCTCTCACCTCCGAGAGCTGCTGCGGAAAGGAGATCCCACCAAGCCCAAGATCGTCGCCTTTGAGACTGTCCATTCTATGGATG GTGCTGTGTGTCCACTGGAGGAGATGTGCGATGTGGCACACGAGTTTGGTGCCATTACATTTGTCGACGAGGTTCACGCCGTCGGTCTGTATGGCGCCAGGGGAGGCGGCATTGGAGACCGCGATGGTGTCATGCACAAGATGGATATCATCTCTGGGACACTAG GCAAAGCCTTCGGCTGCGTCGGCGGCTACATCGCCAGCACCGCCACCCTGGTGGACACGGTCCGCTCGTACTCCGCCGGCTTCATCTTCACTACCTCGCTGCCGCCAATGCTACTCTCTGGCGCCCGGCAGTCCATCCAGGTGCTCAAGGGCGAGGAAGGCCGCACCCTGAGACGTAAGCACCAACGCAACGTCAAGCTGCTCCGGCAGATGCTGATGGACGCTGGGCTGCCTGTGGTGCACTGCCCAAGCCACATCATTCCAGTCCGG GTGTCGGATGCTGAGAAAAACACGGAGATGTGTGACCTCATGATGAGTCGCCACAATATCTACGTGCAGGCCATCAATTATCCAACTGTGGCCAGAGGAGAGGAGCTTCTGCGCATTGCTCCTACACCTCACCACACCCCTGAAATGATGAAATACTTTGTTG AGAGGCTGGTGCATACGTGGAAGGAGGCCGGCCTGGAGCTGAAGCCCCACTCGTCAGCTGAGTGCACCTTCTGCCAGCAGCCTCTGCACTTTGAGCTgatgagcgagagagagaagtCTTACTTCAGCGGCCTCAGCCATCCAGTCTCGGCCCGCGCATAA